The Paramagnetospirillum magnetotacticum MS-1 genome includes a region encoding these proteins:
- the nadA gene encoding quinolinate synthase NadA → MTDTIILPSAGAMTEADIDPTLDLVAEIGRLRKERNAVILAHYYQEGEIQDLADFVGDSLDLSRKAAATDADVIVFCGVRFMGEVAKILSPSKLVVIPDAEAGCSLEESCRPEPFRAFREKHPDHIAVTYINCSAEVKALSDVIVTSSNAESIIRQLPADRPILFAPDRHLGAYMQKKTGRDMTLWPGSCIIHEQFSEKELVKLKVRHPKALVAAHPECPDSILNHADHVGSTRNILDFVLASPAQEFIIATEQHIIHQMSKAAPGKTFIPAPGADGGCSCSNCPFMAKNTLEKIYLCLKNDAPAITVPEDLRVAALKPLERMLEMSKSVPMSGEKTNAA, encoded by the coding sequence ATGACCGATACCATTATCCTGCCTTCCGCCGGTGCCATGACCGAAGCCGATATCGATCCGACCCTCGACCTCGTGGCCGAGATCGGCCGCCTGCGCAAGGAGCGCAATGCGGTGATTCTCGCCCACTACTACCAGGAAGGCGAGATTCAGGATCTGGCGGATTTCGTCGGCGATTCCCTGGATCTGTCGCGCAAGGCGGCGGCCACCGATGCCGATGTCATCGTGTTCTGCGGCGTGCGCTTCATGGGCGAGGTGGCCAAGATCCTGTCGCCGTCCAAGCTGGTGGTGATCCCCGATGCCGAGGCGGGATGCTCGCTCGAGGAATCCTGCCGGCCCGAGCCGTTCCGCGCCTTTCGCGAAAAGCATCCCGACCATATCGCCGTCACCTATATCAACTGTTCCGCCGAGGTGAAGGCGCTGTCCGACGTGATCGTCACCTCGTCCAATGCCGAATCCATCATCCGCCAGTTGCCCGCCGACCGGCCGATCCTGTTCGCCCCCGACCGCCATCTGGGCGCCTATATGCAAAAGAAGACCGGGCGCGACATGACCCTGTGGCCGGGAAGCTGCATCATCCACGAGCAGTTCTCCGAGAAGGAACTGGTCAAGCTGAAGGTCCGCCACCCCAAGGCCCTGGTGGCCGCCCATCCGGAATGCCCGGACAGTATCTTGAACCATGCCGATCATGTGGGTTCGACCCGCAACATCCTGGACTTTGTGCTGGCCAGCCCGGCCCAGGAGTTCATCATCGCCACCGAACAGCACATCATCCACCAGATGAGCAAGGCGGCGCCCGGCAAGACCTTCATCCCCGCCCCCGGCGCCGATGGCGGCTGTTCGTGTTCCAACTGTCCGTTCATGGCCAAGAACACGTTGGAGAAGATTTATCTCTGCCTGAAGAACGACGCCCCGGCCATTACCGTGCCCGAGGATCTGCGCGTGGCGGCCTTGAAGCCGCTGGAGCGCATGCTGGAGATGAGCAAGTCGGTTCCCATGTCGGGTGAGAAGACCAATGCGGCCTGA
- a CDS encoding response regulator, producing the protein MTTLAGRTTQAQNTAALPPLVVVIEDEAIVLAGYQMLFESWGYRVVAAQSADEAVEQLEEEGEPPAFILSDFRLRDGQTGTAAISLLRKSFGKSIPGAVVTGDTTVTGEGLKQAEAEGTPILHKPVNGRQLQDILSRALG; encoded by the coding sequence ATGACGACTTTGGCTGGACGGACCACACAGGCCCAGAACACCGCCGCGTTGCCGCCTCTGGTGGTCGTCATCGAGGACGAGGCCATCGTACTGGCCGGTTATCAGATGTTGTTCGAAAGCTGGGGCTATCGTGTCGTCGCCGCCCAGTCAGCGGACGAGGCCGTCGAGCAGTTGGAGGAAGAGGGCGAGCCGCCCGCCTTCATCTTGTCGGATTTCCGCCTGCGCGACGGCCAGACGGGGACCGCTGCCATCAGCCTGCTGCGCAAATCCTTCGGCAAGTCCATCCCCGGCGCCGTGGTGACCGGCGACACCACCGTCACCGGCGAAGGCCTCAAACAGGCCGAGGCCGAGGGCACCCCCATCCTGCACAAGCCCGTTAACGGCCGTCAGCTTCAGGATATTCTGTCGCGCGCGCTGGGCTGA